The nucleotide sequence TTTTAAATTTATTTCGTTTGATACGCCATACCCTGCTTTCTTGTCATAGAAGTTATTTCGGGTAAAATACATGATAGTATCATTCTTGTAATCTGTAGAAAAGGCTACAGAGCTTTCATGGTATTTTGTATTGATATCTCCTTTTACCCTTTTAGGTTCAGACATTGGGTTATCTTCTTGTACTACAAAAAGATCTAACCAAGGTTCATTGTTCCAACCATAACTTTCACCTGTTACAGCATCTCTTCTTGAAGAACCAAAGTACAAGTTTCCCATAAATCTGTATACACCAAAATCGCTGTCAGTAGAATTGAAGGCGACAGGTTCAACTTCGTAACGTTGTCTACTGTTAAACACTACAGAAGCTAAGTTGCCATCTTGTAAAAATCGCTTGACACGAGAATCGTTCTTATTGTATTTTTTATATTTTTTCAACCAAACTTCAGACTCCTCCATATCGCCATTGGCGTATAAAGCCATGGCATATTTAAAATAGTAATCTGTTGGTAAGGTGGCATTGTTTATTACAGCGCTAAAGTGAGGAATAGATTTTTTATAGTCGCGTATTAATAAATAACATTCTGCTAATTGCTGATGTGCATATTCAGCGTTGAAATCTGTCTCTACCATTCGTTCATACTCAGGTATGGCTAAAGAGTAGGAGAATTTACTGAAATAGTAATCAGCCTTTTTTTGTGATGCTACCTGTGCAATTGATAGCTGAGCTACTAATAAAAGCAGCATTAATACCACAATATTTTTATAATTTTTCATCTTATCGATTTTAAATTATTAGAAATATCTAGGAGACTTAACAGGTCCTAACACCTTTTTTGTAAGTTCATAGATTAATATAACTTCGTGTGTGCCACCGGTATAAGGTCTTACTGCTGAGGTAGGTAAATCATAAGCATAACCAACTCTAAAATCTCTAGACACCTGGTAGTCCATCATAGCACCAAAGTTTGATGCATCGTTTACACGGTAAGAAGTACCGATCCAAAACTTTTCATTGAATAAAAAGTTAATAGTGAAATCGTACGTTGCCGGGGCACCATTGGTAAATTTTGTGATGACTGTAGGTTTAAATTTAGTAGTCTCAGATAAGTCGAAAACCAAACCACCAATTGCGTAATAACTATTTCGTTCTATAGCTTCAAACTCCCCATCATTTAAATCTGTATTCAGTATTCTAGGTGATGATACACCAGCGTACCATCTGTTAGAGCCAATATAAAAACCAGCTCCGAAGTTAGGATTGATACTATTAAAATTTGCGTTGAAAAACTGATCGTTAGGATCAGGGTTTTCTAAGTTGTAACTGGTGAAACCACCTTTTAGTCCAAAACGCATATTAACTTTTTGACTTACTGGAACCGTATAAGAGAAATCACCATAAAAATAGTTAGTGCTTTCAAAACCTAATTTGTCATTGATATAAGATACGCCGATACCTACTCGTTCGTTTTTCATTGGTGAATGAATAGATAAGGTACTAGTTCTTGGGTTACCTTCTAAACCTGCCCATTGGTTTCTATGCAAAATAGTTGCATTCAATGTTTCTCTACTACCGGCATACGCTGGGTTAACAGAAATAGTGTTATACATATATTGCGTAAACTGAGGTAGCTGCTGTGCGCTTACAAAGGCACCTGTTAAAAGTAGAATGGCTAAAAGTAGATTAGCTTTTTTCATGGTTGTGTTTGGGTTTAGCTTTAAAGGCTATGTATTAATGTATAAGTAGGTTATCTTATTGGTTACAAATTTAATAGCTGTTCTTAAGTATTTAAAAAATAACGGCTGACACCCCAGATTATTCGTTCTGAAACAGCATTTTCGTTCAATAGATGTATTTATCGGATGAACTAAAATAGGTCTGTAAAAGGCTTGTATGTAGTAATTTATATCGGATATTTTTTGTCAATAAAAATAAAAATACCCCATCATTTTAATGATGAGGTATTATGAATTATATGTTTAAATTTTAATTAGTACCTAGGTAGATATACCCATTAATTGGTTCTAGAATGGTACCTGTATTTTTATCGGTAGCATTAATAATGTAATAGTAAGTACCAGTGGGTAACATTCCAGATTGTCCGAAAGAACCATCAGGAGATTCACCGCCCCAATCGTTTTGGTAATCTTTAACCTCAGCAATTTTAGTACCCCAACGGTTAAATATCATTACATCAAAACTAAATGCACAGTATTCTACACCCGTAATTTCAAAGAAATCATTAACACCATCACCGTTTGCGGTAACCGCCTTAGAAATAATAATATCACCTTTTCCACATGGTACACATTCCGTATCTACGATAACCGTAAAGTCAACATAGTATTTACATGTACCTTCAGTAGAACTGTACGCAATTTTATATTCACCAGGTTCATGGTTCATTGGGTCAAATATGTTTTGTTCTAAAACAACATCTCCTTCCAAGATTATAAACGTACCATTGCTGTCAAAATCTGCCGGCAGGTAATTCAATAAATCAATTGGCTCTTCTTCAATACAGATGTTAATTGTAATTTCTTGCAATTGAGGTTGAAGAACAAAAACAATTTGTTCAAAAGAAGCAGTGTTGCCACAAGAATCTGTAACATTCCAAGTTCTTATAATCATGTAATCATCAGAATCATCAGCTTGTTGCGTTTCTTCATTATAAACCACTTCAAAGTCACCACAGCCACCTGTGAATACCATTTCTGGTGCATCAGGAATATCATCACCACATATAATGGTAATTTCTTCTTCGTACGGCTGACTCATAATAGGTCCCGTGGGTTCTACAGTAATTACCTGAGTATGTTCTACCATGTTACCTGCGCAATCTGTGGCTGTCCAGGTTCTGGTGACCGTATATCCTAAAGCACAGTTTTCATCATTTGTAATCGTTTCTTCAAACGTTACATCAATGTTAGGCTCACAAGAATCTGTAGCCGTTAATGTAGTTGCATCTGGAACCATACCACATTCAACCGTCATGTCTTGAGGTAGCGTTTCATTGAAGGTCGGTGCAACCGTGTCTTCAATAGTAATTACTTGTGTATGTGTACGCACATTACCGACACAATCTGTAATAGTCCATGTTCTAGTAATGGTATATTCAGTAGCACATTCATCGTCTTGACCTTCAATTAATTCAGTATAATCTACCGTGATGGCACAATCGCTATCTGAAGTTATTACAAAAGCATCAGGTATAGCATCACATGCCTCAATAGTAATATCAGTTGGCCAGTCTTCATCACCATCATTATCGATAATGGTCACCGTAGCAATATTGTCAGATAAAATACCTACTATAGCACTTGAAATGTTCTCAAGAATTACATTGAACGTTTCTGGGTCTTCAATAAGGATATCATCAATAATAGGAATTACTATTGGTTGGGTGTTAGGGTTGGTACCACCAAATGTTAAGGTTTGCGAATTACGCGGAACACCCGTATAATCACTAGCATCTGTTGCAGAACCGTCTACGGTGTAGAATTCTACCGTAAATTCATCTTGAACATCTGCATTAAGAACCACATTTAAGGTAACCGTACCTGCATCTTCATTCACCTCAACAGAAGCAGTATCAAATTGAACACCGTATAAAGATGGGTCAGCATCATTATCTATAATATTTACGGTCGTTGTATCATTTGAAAGAATGCCTACAATAGGAGAGGAGATATCTTCAAGTACAATATTAAAGTTTTCTGTAAATTCAATTAAAGTATCATCGATAATAGAAATTACAATGGTCTGTGTATTGGAATTTGTACCACCAAATGTTAGCGTCTGCGTATCTTGAGGAACACCGGTATAATCATTACCATCTGTAGTGGTTACATCTACAGTATAATACTCTACCGTAAACTCATCTTGAACATCTGCATTAAGTACCACATCAATGGAAACTGTACCTGCATCTTCGTTTACATCAATTGAAGTAACATCGAATTCAACTCCATATATAGTAGGATCTGCATCGTCGTCTGTTATAGTACCTATAGCAGTATCATCGATCATGTTCAATAATGGATGTGATATAGTACCTAATGTAATATTAAGGTCTTCACTAAATTCTATCAATGCATCATTGATTATAGTAACCTCTACATTTTGAATGTCAGAATCAGTTGTACCAGCAGGGAATGTTACAACACCAGAAGTAGTAACAACAGAATAATCATCAGGAGAAATTGCGGTACCGTCTGTCACAGTAAATTCTACCGTAAATTCTTCTTGTATCGTTGGTCCTGTATATGAAACTTCAAAATTAGCCGTTCCGCTTGCAATATCTTCAGTAACAGTAAAATCGGCAACAGAAATTCCTTCACTTGCGTCTGGCAAGTCGTTATCTGTAATTGTACCAACTGCAGTATCATCGATCATGTTTACCAATGGATGAGATATGGCACCCAACGTAATATTTAAATCTTCGCTGTATTCCAATATTAGGTCATTGATAATGGTCACCTCTACAAGTTGGGTGTCATTATTGATAGTGCCTGCAGGAAAAGTTACATTACCTGAAGCTATAACGACCGTATAATCATCAGGGGAGATCGCAGAACCATCAGTTATCGTAAAGTCTACCGTAAATTCATCCTGTATGGTTAATCCTGTATATATGATTACAAAATCTGCGGTACCACTAGCTATATCTTCGGCAACCGTAAAGTCTGCCACAGAAATACCTTCACTAGCATCTGAAGCATCATCATTTATAATCACGCCCGTAGCGGTATTAGTGGTATCACCATCAACAAAACCGGTAACAAAACCATTATCCGTAGTTATGTTAGAAAGTACTACTGTAAAGTCTTCATCAGCTTCAATGATAGTTTCTTCGGTAATTTCAATAGTTATGGTCTGAGAGCTTACGGTATCTGTAAAGTCTAACGTACCATTAACCGGGGTAAAGTCTGCCAAATCAGCAGAACCTACGTTTGTAATATATTCTACCGTAACGGTTTCACCAGCAGGAATAACGCCTGTATAAGTTACCTCAAAAGTAATTTCAGTAGCATCTGCAGCAATATCACCTTCCTGTTCTGAGACCGTAAGTTGTGTAAACGCAATACCGTCACCTGGCAATGCATTATCATCATTAAGAATGATACCTGCCGCTGTGTTAGTAGTGTTACCATCTACAAAACCTGTAACAAAACCATTGTCAGTAGTCAGGTTAGAAAGTACAACGGTAAAGTTTTCATCTGCTTCAATAACAGTTTCCTCAGTAATGTCAACAGTAATAGTCTGTGATTTTACACCCTCTGTAAAAGTAACCGTACCAATAACCGGAGTAAAATCAGCAGCATCTGCAGAACCTAAGTTGGTTGTATATTCTACGGTTACGGTTTCACCTGCAGGTATAGTACCTGTGTATGTTACTTCAAAAGTAATTTCAGTAGCATCTGCAGCGGTATCACCTTCCAGTTCAGAAACTGTAAGCTGCGTAAATGCTACCCCGTCACCTGGTTGTGCATTATCATCGTTAAGAATAATGCCATTTGCCGTATTTGTAGGGTTGCCATCAACAAAACCGGTAACAAAACCATTATCAGTGGTAATGTTGGACAATAGAACGGTAAAGTCCTCATCGCCTTCTATAATGGTATCTTCGGTAATGTCTACCGTAATAGTTTGTGTGTTAACCGTATTTGTAAATGAGACGGTACCACTTGTAGGTGTAAAGTCGGCTGCATCAGCAGAACCTACATTAGTAATGTACTCTACAGTTACTGTCTCACCATCAGGAATAACGCCCGTATAAGTAACTTCAAAAATAATCTCGCTTGCATCTGCAGCAGTATTACCTTCTAATTCAGAAATATTAACCTGGGTAAACGCCACTCCGTCTCCTGGTAGTGCGTTATCATCGTTTATAATGATTCCTGTAGCTGTATTTGAAGTGTCTCCGTCAACAAATCCAGTAATGAATCCGTTTGCAGTAGTTAAATTAGAAAGAACTACAGAGAAATCTTCATCAGCTTCAATTACGGTATCTTCGGTCACCTCAATGGTAATTGTATGACTGTTAACACTATCTGTAAAGTCTATAGTTCCAATTACCGGTGTATAGTCAGTGATATCTGCAGAACCAACATTGGTAGTGTATTCTACCGTAACGGTTTCTCCTGCAGGAATAACCCCTGTATATGTCACCTCAAAAACTATTTCGGTTGCATCGATATTTGTATCGCCTTCAAGTTCAGAAACTGTAAGTTGCGTAAATGCTACCCCGTCGCCAGGTTGCGCATTGTCGTCATTAAGAATAACACCCGTGGCAAAACCATCTACAATATTTACTAGGGTAGTAGATATGCTCGTCAACGTAATGGTCAAATCTTCATTAGGTTCAATGATGTTGTCATTGATAATGGTCACTTGAACCTCTTGTGTGTCCGTCGTTGCGGTACCTGCCGGGAATGTTACGTTACCAGAGGCTACAACAACCGTATAGTCGTCACCTTCAATAGCAGAACCTTCTGTTATTGTGAAGTCTACCGTAAATTCATCTTGTACAGTAGGACCGGTATAGGTAATTACAAAATCGGTAGTGCCACCTGCAACATTTTCCAATACATTGAAATCTGCAACAGAAATACCGTCTCCTGCATTTGGAACATCATCATCATTGATAATACCATTGGCCGTTGAATTAGTAATAGGAACAAGAGGGTTGGTTGTGCTATTCAGTGTAACCGTATACGCTTCTTGCGGTTCCGTAATGTCATCGTTTAATATAGTAACTTCAATCTGTTTTACTTCATTGTCGTTTCCGTCAAAAGAAATAGTTCCGTTTGTAATGGCATTGAAATCCGAAGCCGTTGCAGTATCAAAATCAGTAGAGAAATCTACATCAAAACCAGTGGCGAAATCACCATTTAGGGTTACGTCAAAAATAGCTATAACTCCAGGTCCTTCAGTAACTATAACATCTGTTTGAACTATAGATATACCTGTAGTTCCTGGGATGTTATCATTGTCTGTAATGCTAATTGTACCTTGGTCGTCATTAATGTTTACCAGAGCATTTGAGAAATTAGAAAGATCTACAAATAAACTTTCTAATGTTTCTATAACCGTATCATCTGTAATAGGAACTGTTATTGGTAGTATTTCAGTATCACTGGTACCTGTGAAGTTTAATGTTCCAGAAATAGTTTGGTAATCACCAGGTTCTATTGCAGAGTCGTTATTGGTAGTGAAATCTAAGCTGATTCCGCCTTGAACTTTTCCTGTTAGCATCACATTTATAGTAGCCGTACCATCAGCTTCACTGACAATAATATCATCATTCTGGAATGAAATACCGTTACCCGCTATATTATCATTATCATTAATGGTACCTGTAGCAGTGTTTGTAGGTTGTTGATCTACAAAGCCAACTCCAATATTTGATTGTACATTGGAAAGTGTTAGATCAAAAACTTCTGTGTTCTCTATAAATGTGTCATCTATTATTGGTATGTCAATATCTATTGAACTTGTGTTTTCATCAAAAGAAATAGTACCTACGGTTTCCGTATAATCATCAGGATTATCTGCAGAATCATCAGCAGTAGCATAATCTACGCTAACGGTTTCTCCTGGTGCAATAGTACCGGTGAAAGTAACGGTGAATCTGGCAAAAGTATCGGTACCTTCTGTGACTATTACATTATTATCAGCAAAAGAAACACCTGTACCTGCAATGTTATCATTGTCGTTAATTGTACCTGTAGCTGTATTTGTTGGTTGCTCATCCAAGAACCCAACATTGATATTAGATTGTATATTGGACAATGTTATTGTAAAATCTTCTGATGGTTCAATAATAGTATCATCTAAAATTGGAACATCAATATTCACTGAATTTGTTGTGCTGTCAAATGAAACCGTACCCGTAGAAGAGATATAATCTCCTGGTTCTATGGCAGAATCATCATCTGTTGCATAGTCAACGGTAACTGTTTGCCCCGCGGCTATATTACCAGTGAAAGTAGCTGTAAATCTCGCAAATGTATCAGTCCCTTCGGTAACTATTACCACGTCGTTGGCAAAAGAAACACCCGTACTGCCAGGCACATTGTCATTATCCGTAATTTGAACGATACCCTCGCTATCGTTAATGGTAGGAGTGTTAGTACCACTGGTAAGTTGTACAAAGAATTGCTCCGTAGCTTCTATGATGTTATCATCATTGATGGTAATGGTTACCTGCTTAGTCTCATTATTTGTGCCAGCGAAGCTTACCGTACTAGTAGTAGCTACATAATCACCTGAACTCAAAGCAGAATCATCTGCAGTGTCATAGTTAATGGTAAAACCACCGGAAACGGTACCTGTATTTGTAATAATTAATGTTGCCGTACCAGCGTCTTCATTAACGGTAACATCAGAAATTTGAATTCCGATCGGGTTACCACTTTCACTAACGTAAATGTATTGTGTATGGCTAGTGCTGTTACCTGCACAATC is from Maribacter aquivivus and encodes:
- a CDS encoding PorP/SprF family type IX secretion system membrane protein, with translation MKKANLLLAILLLTGAFVSAQQLPQFTQYMYNTISVNPAYAGSRETLNATILHRNQWAGLEGNPRTSTLSIHSPMKNERVGIGVSYINDKLGFESTNYFYGDFSYTVPVSQKVNMRFGLKGGFTSYNLENPDPNDQFFNANFNSINPNFGAGFYIGSNRWYAGVSSPRILNTDLNDGEFEAIERNSYYAIGGLVFDLSETTKFKPTVITKFTNGAPATYDFTINFLFNEKFWIGTSYRVNDASNFGAMMDYQVSRDFRVGYAYDLPTSAVRPYTGGTHEVILIYELTKKVLGPVKSPRYF